Genomic DNA from Edaphobacter lichenicola:
CGGCATGGCCGCAGCGGTCGCGCCCGGGACAGTCCGCTACATCTCCTACGAACGACTCCTGACGCTTCCCCAGACGACAGTCACGGTCACCGGAGACGACAACTTCCGCGAACTCCCTCAAAAACTCACCGTGACCGGCGTCTATCTCGACGTGCTGCAAACCTCCCTCGGCGCTCTCCCCGACGCGAATCTACTGATCGCCCTCTGCTCCGATGGCTATCGTGCAACTTACCCTCGCGAGTACGTGAAGACCCACCGTCCCATCCTTGCGTTGAAGATTGACGGCCTGCCCGTCGAGACCTGGGTAGCCGAGACGCACAACGACGACCCCGGCACCTACTTCATCACCCATCAAGACTTCACACCATCCTTCAGCGTCCTCTCCTTTCAGGAGATCCCCAAGATACCGGCAAAGGTCACGCGGCTGGAGTTCGCCACGGCCCAGCAGGTCTACGGCGCAATCGCACCGCACCCGAGAGACGCGACCAACCCGCAGGTCATCGATGGTTTTCGCATCGCGCAGCAACACTGTTACCGCTGTCACAACATGGGCAGCTACGGCGGCACCAAGGCAGGAAGGTCGTGGCAGACACTAGGCACCTTCGCGGCCTCATCGCCTTCGACCTTCGAGCGCTACCTTCGCAACCCAAAATCCATCGACCCGAAGTCGGCCATGCCACCCAATCCCCAGATCGATGAGCCTACGGCGAAAGCCATCCAAACCTACTTCCAAACCTTTGCCACAACGACGACGACACCTCACTGACCATCTCTCCTGGCGGTCCAGACCATGACAACCACGCACTCTCCACTTTCATCTCTCCGCCACGCAATCGCGTCGTCTGAAACCGAACCCCACACGATCGCAAGCACCGCCGCCGGCAAAGCGAACAGCAACGCCTCGCACAACACCTACCTCACTCTCATCACAATCGAATCGCTCCGTCGAGCCGAACAACTCCCGAACCTCTTTGCTGAAGCTCAAAGTCGTCCGCCTCTGTACGGCATTCCAATCTCGCTCAAAGATTGCTTCGACCTGGCAGGAACCGCGACAAGCTGTGGCTCCCGCTACTACCTGCAACTCCATCCCGTCGCCGCAAAAAACTCATGGGTCGCGCAACGCCTGCTCGATGCGGGCGCAATCATCCCCGGAAAAACTCACCTCCATCAACTCGCCTACGGCATTACGGGCGAAAACGCCGACTATGACGACTGCGTCCAGCCGCGCGATGCAACTCTGCTCACCGGCGGCTCCTCCAGCGGCGCAGCGGCGAGCGTGCAGGAAGGGTCTGCCCTCGCAGCCATCGGCACCGACACCGGCGGCTCCGTCCGCGTCCCCGCTGCACTCTGCGGACTCGCCGGCTACCGCGCCTCCCACGCCGTCAGTCGCGGCGAAGAACGCTGGTCCGGCGCAGCCCATCTCGCACCATCCTTCGATACCCTCGGCCTGCTCTTCCGCGATCTCCGCGACGGCCCCGCGCTCGCCAGCGCCATCTACGACATTCCCTCCATCGCTGCACCAACTCAACTCCGCATCGGCTATGTTGGAGACGAGTTCACCTACGACTGCGAACCCGAGCCTCTCGCCGCATTCACTGCCTGGAAGCAACACCTCCTGCAACACGGCGCAACCCTCACACCAATCGACACCACCTTCTGGACCGACAGCTCAGAGATCTTCACCGCCATCCAGGCCAGCGAAGCAGCCCAGCTCCATCGCGGCCACTATCAACACTTCGAGCCCGCCATCGCGGAGCGCCTCATCTGGGGAGCATCCATCACCAACGACCAACTTCAGGCTCTTCGCCACCGCCTCGAAGTCTTCCGCTCACAAATGTCCTCGCTCTTCCAACAGGTCGATCTCCTCCTCATCCCCTGCGCTCCCGTCAGCAGACTCCTCGCAGGCAACGACCAGTCGCCCATCCGAAAAGCGATCCTGCGCTACACCACACCAGCCAGCCTCGCAGGTCTTCCGGCTGTCACACTCGCAGGCGAAGCTATCGGCGCACCCTTCGGCACCGGCATGCAGTTAGTCGCCGCCCCCATGCAGGATGCAGCTCTGCTGACCTTCGCCGCCTCTCTGACTGGATAGCCCCAATCCAACGGATTCACAGATACATCCGACATGCATCAAGAGATCGCCCAATCTGTTTTCTGGCCGGGGAGGCACCAGCTTTACAGACGCACTCTCATTGAGGATGATGTTAGGGCCGGGCGTTCACGCTCGGCAGTCATGGGGAACCAACAATGAGCACAAGCAACGGCGTCCTACGCAAAACACTCGACAAGATCATCGGTACCGATCGCACCGAACACCTCTTCAAGCTGTTGGTCATCCATCCCGAGATCGCCGCCGACACCGGCCCGCAGGTCTCCCGCGCCGTCCTCGCGCAGGCACTCAACATGCTCCTCTTTGAAGACCTTCTGCGCCGCGTACCCACCGCCAAAACCTACGCTGACTACACCCTCGGCAAAGGCCGGCAGATCCTCCACGACCACGGCGCCGTCCGCACCGTTGCGCTCGAGGGTATGGGCGGTCTCCCCGCCGGGCAGGAGGCCATCACCCGCATCCTCCGTCCGCTCGGCTACGCGCTCAACGGCGTCTACCCGCTCGAACGCCTCAAGATGACCGGCCGCTCCCACGCCCAGGCCGACTACCCCGAAGAGATCGCCCAGTTCTTCCTCAGCGAGCTTCATCCCGAGCGCTTCTCGCCCGAGTTCCAGGCCGCCGTCCAGCGCGTCACCGCAACTTCAAAGGACCCCGTCACCCCACAGGCGAAGTCCCTGCTTGACAAACTCGAATCCACCGGCTCCCTCAGCGTCGACGAGTCCGTAACTCTGCTCCCCATCCTGGCCTCCGTCTTCGAGCGCCAGCACACCGAACCCACACTCGCCGACTACGAGATCCTCCTCGCCGAATCTCCCGAGATGGCCTGGATCTCAACCGAAGGCAACGCCTTCAACCACGCCACCGACCGCGTTCCCGACGTCGACCAACTCGCCGAGGAACAAAAGGCTCTCGGTCAACCCATGAAGGCCGCCGTCGAAACCTCACAATCGGGCCGCGTCCGCCAGACTGCTTTTCTCGCCGCCAAAGTTCAGCGCAACTTCCGCAGCGCCAGAGGCGCACTTGTCCCAAAAGAGGTCAACGGCTCCTTCTACGAGTTCATCACGCGGCTTCCACTCCCGGAAGAAGACGGCAAACAAAAACTCGACCTCGGCTTCGACAGCTCCAACGCCCAGGCCATCTTCAAGATGACCGCTACCGGCAAGGCCTGAAGTACCCACTGCGCGTGGGGCGGTCACTTCGTGACGTGTATACCCCTTCGGTGGGCCCTCCCGTTGGTCGGGAGAGAGATGATCGTTCCGACCAACGGGAGGACCTTTGCCGCTCTTTCCGCCAAGACCGGTATACAAGTCACGAAGTGACCGCCCTCCGCGCAGGAGGCCCGTCCGGCAGGACACGATCCTCGTATAGTTAAACCCTATGTCCACCTCCCCCTTCGTCGTTCTGCCAAGCTCTCACGCCCGCGCACACGACACCTTCCCCGACGCCGTCGAACTAGCCCAGCTCCTCCAGGAACAAATTCGCGGCGAAGTCCGCTTCGACCCCGCCTCCAAAGCCCTCTACTCCACCGACGCCTCCAACTACCGCCATATCCCTATCGGCGTCGTCATTCCCCGCGACGAAGCCGACGTCATCGCCACCGTCACACTCTGTCGCCGCTTCAACGCGCCCATCCTCACCCGTGGAGGTGGCACCTCACTCGCAGGCCAGGGCTGCAACGCTGCCGTCATCCTCGACTTCTCGAAATACATGAACGGCATGGGCGAGATCGACGTGCAAAATCGCACAGTCAAAGTCCAGCCCGGCATCGTCCTCGATCGCGTCCGCGACGCCGCCGAAAAACTTCACCTCACCTTCGCCCCCGACCCCGCGACCCACAGCCGCTGCACCATCGGCGGCATGATCGGCAACAACTCCTGCGGCGTCCACGGCCTCATGGGCGGCAAGACCGTCGACAACATCGCCACCCTCGACCTCCTCCTCTACGACGGCACCCGCCTCACCGTAGGCCCCACCACCGAATCCGAACTTACCGCCAACATCGCAGCCGGAGGCCGCACCGGCGAGATCTACGCGACCCTGAAATCCCTTCGCGACACCTACTCCGCGCAGGTCCGTGAAAGATTCCCCAACATCCCCCGCCGAGTCTCCGGCTTCAACCTCGACGAGCTTCTCCCCGAAAACTCCTTCAACGTAGCCCGAGCCCTGGTCGGCAGCGAAGGCACCTGCGCCATCATCCTCGGAGCCACACTCCAGCTCGTCCAGTCCCCACCCTGCCGCACTCTCGTCGGCGTCGGCTTCCCCGACATCTTCCTCGCCGCCGACCACGTCCCCCAGATCCTCGAGCACAAACCCATCGGCTTCGAAGGCATGGACGGTCTCCTCCTCGACGCCATGCGCCGCAAGCAGAAGTTCGCCGAAGAGCTCACGCTCCTCCCCGATGGCAACGGCTTCCTCATCATCGAATTCGGCGCAGACACCCAACCCGAGGCCAACGCCAAAGCCCGCGCCCTAGCCGCCTACCTCAAAACCCTACCCGCCGAACCAACCACCCGCATCTACACCTCCGCCGAGGCCAAAAGCGTCTGGCGCATCCGCGAGT
This window encodes:
- a CDS encoding amidase; the protein is MTTTHSPLSSLRHAIASSETEPHTIASTAAGKANSNASHNTYLTLITIESLRRAEQLPNLFAEAQSRPPLYGIPISLKDCFDLAGTATSCGSRYYLQLHPVAAKNSWVAQRLLDAGAIIPGKTHLHQLAYGITGENADYDDCVQPRDATLLTGGSSSGAAASVQEGSALAAIGTDTGGSVRVPAALCGLAGYRASHAVSRGEERWSGAAHLAPSFDTLGLLFRDLRDGPALASAIYDIPSIAAPTQLRIGYVGDEFTYDCEPEPLAAFTAWKQHLLQHGATLTPIDTTFWTDSSEIFTAIQASEAAQLHRGHYQHFEPAIAERLIWGASITNDQLQALRHRLEVFRSQMSSLFQQVDLLLIPCAPVSRLLAGNDQSPIRKAILRYTTPASLAGLPAVTLAGEAIGAPFGTGMQLVAAPMQDAALLTFAASLTG
- a CDS encoding DUF1338 domain-containing protein codes for the protein MSTSNGVLRKTLDKIIGTDRTEHLFKLLVIHPEIAADTGPQVSRAVLAQALNMLLFEDLLRRVPTAKTYADYTLGKGRQILHDHGAVRTVALEGMGGLPAGQEAITRILRPLGYALNGVYPLERLKMTGRSHAQADYPEEIAQFFLSELHPERFSPEFQAAVQRVTATSKDPVTPQAKSLLDKLESTGSLSVDESVTLLPILASVFERQHTEPTLADYEILLAESPEMAWISTEGNAFNHATDRVPDVDQLAEEQKALGQPMKAAVETSQSGRVRQTAFLAAKVQRNFRSARGALVPKEVNGSFYEFITRLPLPEEDGKQKLDLGFDSSNAQAIFKMTATGKA